From Chrysemys picta bellii isolate R12L10 chromosome 1, ASM1138683v2, whole genome shotgun sequence:
cacagccTGGCTCAGGGCAAAGGTCTCCCAGCCCATCCCCATTGCAGGGAGCCTGCCGGACTTTATAGCTGAGATTTAGGGCCCACAAGCTGTATGATGCTCAGGCTTGCTCACCTCCCACCcaaccctgcacccaaccctcagTTGCTTTTATAGGTCTTCCTGGATTCCCGCTCTGCTCCTGATTGTCCTATTGGCCCCAGTGCTGCATAAACTGCAGGCTACTTgtcaggctccagcagctcctgtcccagaccCGGAGCAGAGGGAActcagctgggggctggagggagggaggtggatatGATCCATCAagtgagtggggatggggagaagagcagtgagcaacaagggtgagcTTTGGAGGAAAATGCAGAACCGAGGCAGGGCCTTGCTGGAAGAAGTaaaagggggcagggccttgggggaatagGCAGGGCCAGGCACAGGCCCTCCGGGGTCCagttaaaataaattagaaaggTGGGACCCCTTTGTTAATGAGCTGTACACAGACCTATTCCCCAGTCTGTCACtttgacacagcacagtaagTCCAGAAAAGGATTCAATGTCACTTTGACTGTCTAGTAAGGGATTCAGGGAAGAGAGCCCAGcaccatctcaccagccagctctgaatgCAGGTCAGTCTGACAGCTAGAGCaccaggattaaaattcagatgtGTTTATGActaaagagctggagcagcctgtcctggatctgtttggtcctcaccccatagatgatggggtttagcgtGGGGGGCACCAGGAGGCTCACGTTGCCAATGAGAACACGGAAATGCAGGAGCACATTGTGGCCAAACCGGTAcgtgagggaggagaagagacatGGGATGTAAAAGACTAAGATGGAACagagatgggagctgcaggtcccaaaagtcttgagaTGGGCATCCCTTGTGGGAAgactgaagatggccctgaggaccTGGATATAGGACACAGCAATTAAAACCATATCCAGACCCTTCACACAGAATAGCACAAAGAGGCCATAGTAACTACTAATGCGGGTATCAGCACAagccagcttcaccacagctatgTGCGTGCAGTGTGTGTCAGGGATGATGTTGCTTTTGCAGTATGGCCATTGCCTCGTCAGGAGCGGATAGGGCAGTATGAGCATGCCACTGCACAACACCACAGCCAGGCCAATCTTAGCCACCATGGGGTTTGCCAgggtggtggaatgtctcaggggattgcagatggccacatagcgatcaaaagccatggccacgagAATCCCAGACTCCACCACTGAGAAGCAGCGAAtaaagtacatctgggtgagacaggcactgaaatcgatctccctggaattaaaccagaagatgctcagcattttgggcagcATGGATGTAGAAAGGACCAGGTCCgtgatggccagcatgcagaTGAAATAGTACATGCGGGCACCGAGCCTCGGCTCCCTCTTCACGacaaacaggatggtgaagttctcCAAGATGGCTGTGAcatacatggtgcagaaggggatggagagccagacatgggctgcctccaggccaggaatgcccagcagaatgaaggtggaggggttggtgaagtcggttgtgttggaatctgacatggagtaggggagaaggtgtccaactctgaggTAGGTCAGTGTCTCCTGCACATATCATACATTCATCAGACTTTCTGTATGTGCCCAGGCTCTAGGGTGATGGTTGCAGTATAAatacctggatggagagacaatgttaatatgagacactacatgcactactggaagCTGTTCTCAAGGGTGAAGCAGATTTTTCACTCTTCACACatagaaaaatgacattttcactaTTCAGAGAAATAAATTATCAACAACTGACCAtactaatgccaattccatattttatggtgTTCCGTACATCAAGAATTCCTACATATCTTGGTATGGGAAACCTTAATAGGCAGCAGTGGGAAACATGAGTGTGGATACTGGCTATTCATCATTGTTCCTTAATACAATGAAACCCAGGCTAGAGAGTCCATTCTGCAGGGCGTTCCCCATTCACCCTATTGTTCAAAATCTAACAGTGGAAAAGAAACAAAGCTTTGACAAAACATGTACCAGAGGGAAGAAACTAGAAAAAAACGCAACTAGAAAGAAAAcccaacaaacaaaaccccaaacaaacccaaCTAGAAACAAACTCAGGGAAAAGACCTGGAAGTCATTGATAGGAGCTCCATGAAAACAGTTACTCATTCACAGCCATGGTGAAAACAAAGACAATGTTTGTATGCCTAAGCAATGGGATGAAGAATAACCTGCTCTAGACACGTGCTCAGTTGTGGACACTCAGTCTCTATGAAGGATATAGTAGATAGAAAGGGGATTTCTGAGACAGGCTATGAGAAAGGGGGAGGCTGCCATATGCGGACAGactgaaaagtctgggactgtttagtttagagaagaaaCAAAGAAGGGGGTATATGATAGAAGAGAGCCAAATGAAGAAAGAACTGATTACATTCAaatggacaaacacagaacagttcCCAACCAGTAACATCTATAGACACTTagtttttcaaaagggctaatattACCAAAGGAGATGCAAAATAGCAATaaactgattgggaggaaaaaattgaagagaaaatatgagaatgaaaattgggagttcttAAAGAAGACTTTATTAGATTGACAAAGGCCACTATTCCACTATCAAGAAAGTAGACAACTTTGGACAAAAAGCCGGTTTACCGataaagtgaaggcagcaattggggagggacaggatgggaaacaatatataacaaatgaggaaaagggaaaatagagaGATAAAATAATACAAATTGGAATTTATGAAAATTAATAAGGGATGCTAAGAACATCTTGGAAAAATCCATGCTTTGCAGGTTTAAGGATCacaaaaaggaggttattaaagtatattaagaaaaaaagaaatcctagaaaaggTTTAGGCCAACTCTTTGAGGGAGAAACAAAGtttgttaatgttgcagaaaaGGGAGACGTGGTCAAGAAATAGTTGAgttctgcatttggaaagaagcagtatAAGGTACTCATATCACATGAGGTGAAGAAATAGTTTCCAGTCCATTAACAGTCAAACATGGCGATAAACAGCATCTACAATTGAATCTTAGACTTTCAATCACCAGAGTTGTGAACTGACTGATCATGTGCACATCTCACtcggaaccagaagtacacagtAAGGCAGCTGGAgagacaaaagggaaaaaaagggtggagtggggaaacagggcagttctgtgttaaacgtaaaGTATTCAGTGAAaaggggaaagtttaaaaaaaaagattttacaaaATTAAGAAAGAATGGAAAAGCTGGTCTaggattagttaaaaaaaaatcataggatTATAATTAATGCCGGTCAACAACGTGGTTTATGGAAAACACGTCTTGTCAAATCAACCCAATTTCATCCTTAAATGAGAGTACACTTTTGATTGATCAAGGGAACGAAGCAGATGCAATAGAGGTTGATTACTGTGAGGCATTTATTTTAGTAGGGGAAAAATATAAGATAAAAAAATGCACACTATACAATATCAGTAGAGCACATGTAAAGTGGACTAAAAACTAACTAATTGATAGATCTCAGAAAGCAGTTCAgtatattcatcaatgatctcgAAGCAAATGCAGAATCGCTGCagataaaatttacagatgacccAAAGATTGGCAGATTGGCAAGCGACAACGATGATCAAAAGGATAGAaggcaagccatatgagcaaggGCCGAACCAACCATATGTAttttgtttggaaaagaggagactgagggggagatgggagcgatcttcagatacttgaaaggctgcgcTAAGAAAGATGGAGGAAAGTTATTCTCCCTTGCAGGAGAGCACAGGACAACAGGCACTGTATTCAAActccagcatagcagatttagattatatctgagaaaaaacttcctaactgtaagaacaggagtacaatggaacagatgccttgAGAGGCTGTGGAAACCAAAGGTGGCAGGACACCCAATTTTCTGGGCTGGTTTAGATACAACACATCCTACATCTGGCAGGGGGTCAGTCTAGCTGACGCTTGCATTCCTTTCTAACCCCATAGCTCTATGAGTCTATAATGTAAAATCCTAGAGTGGAACAGGTCTTAGTCACACATAAGTTATGAAGCTCGAATCAGGGGTAGCTGGgtaaaatttaatggcctgtgttatacaggatgtcaggCTGGATGAtaaaatggttccttctgaccttaaatcaTATGAATCTATCAGCAAAGAAAGTAGATCAGGCATTTGTATTTACTCTGTTTCACAACCCACaaacaagggaacattcaattacAATGAAAATCTGACCATATAACACTAAGAAAAGAAAATTGTCAAAATGCTTCATATTTGGCCTGTTGTACTCCTTGCCACTGACATTTTTTTGAGCAAACAGCTTAGCTGAATAGGATTCACAAATGGATCGGCCATTGTAGGTGGTTCAGGGGGCACCCTTCATTAAATCTGTCTTGCACCTTCAATTAGGAGACctcattttcagttgtttatatgTTTGCAAACTTTAACCATGTGAACTTAAATTTGCaatgctgggtgtctgcttctggctgaattgtgttttgaaaatttcaggCATAACCGTTCAACTGACGTCTCAAATGAAGCTAGGAGAGAAGATGTcttgcccatgttgaaaaattcttatAGTTATTCCAGTGAGGAgccctagcacctccatgctttccaGGAGATAAAATTAAGGTAACTCCTCCCTAACCCCCCGCGTTAAGAGCcagagccctgaaatgcaagaggaggaggtAACAATTTCTCTGCATTAACACACAGCTGActcctgaggtctttactcagttcttactccaCGGAGAATTTTCCCTCAATGGGGCCTGAGCAAAATACAGGGCATAGCCTCcgaatttggccttgtattgtaCATCTACTAACACTTTTCATTATTAAGGATCCACTGTGCCACTAAAATGCAGCCGCTTCAGGGCTTGAGGCTAttggcaggggtgggtgggtatcCACAGAAAGGAATGGGATTTTGGACAGTGATAAAGGAGcaaactcacccctgtggcaaGGACCCTGGgatgtttaatggctgtgcagagcagcaAGGAAAACAGACCTATTCTCTATCCCATTACGCCCATGTTACACTGGGTTTGTCGagcaggtgagctcctcagcaagagatgggtacctgggAATCCTGAGACAGAAGTGTCTTTCCTGGGAATCCCCGTCAGGTAGGcgtgtcccacacctctctcctcccaccatCTGCATCAACATCCCATGCCGAAGCCAAACACAGGGTGTGCACCATTTCTAATAgagctctgtgcaatcccagtggggttctttcagcctctaggggagaagcagcatctggatgtaaacaggctggagaccgGAGACACTCTAGCCAGTGTCTCTCTTTCCATGTCTGCACTTCTGTGGGTTTTGtccagctttaggagtaaacagtaattaaaggaccttcccaaagggagatgaaaaCTGTGGGGCTCTCTGCGGAGTTAGAGAGGAATTGTCTGCTcagtgtatttgtgtatatttaaaaattatagttgattagGAAAAAAACTGGGGATAATAACTTGGCCTCCGTAGAGTCTGATACCCTGTAAATGCCCACAAGGTGTAGGTAGATAGTAGACAGACAGATCTGCAGAcagatgactgaggggagacatgagcaCTTTCTGCAGGCACACGGGGCTGTCGCTAAGACATCAAagatcagtaattctcatcaaGAACTACCATCATACGGTGCTGCACCTTTCATTGAAGGATCCTGAAAACACCTAGCTAGGTAAAGTCCTTATGAacatatcctcattttacagataggtaaactcAGGCAAAGGGAGACGTGACTTGGCGCAGGTCCCACAGAGAATGACAGAGAGAACTCATGAGTTCTGACTCACCTACTGTAACAACAACCTCTCCTTCAATTAATGAGCGCATGACAACTGGGAAATGGACTCATTGTCTAGGAGGATTGTTCGTTGGGTGGGTGTGATGGAATTCTGCGGGTGtaacctggaactgggataccgCTGAGCCCTCTGGTTTACTaatctgggctccctctcacactgtgaggtTATGGGAAACTGCTATCCTCTCCAGGTCTTGCACTTACAGAATCATACacagacagggacacacccagctgcagtttcaTGAAAGCTTTCACTAGCCACCCATGAACCAACAAGAGAAAGGtccagccagttccccccagctccGCAGGCTCTGACCCCAGAGCTATACTGTCTTGCCCTTCTCAAAagtctgaccagtgtaagtttattacccagtctgcccctctctCAATGTAGAGAGGACAATGCACTAACTCCATTTCCTGAGGAGAtttcccttttgcatttcaaacaacaCTCTGTTTTaggaatagattttaagtgactataagtaaGAGCGTACTGATCAAGGTtcgttacctaagaaataaacaaTATTACAATGTATGTTCTATACATTAGACTGAATTTTAATCAATCCGTGTCTCACCCTGATGGTGCAAACATCCCACCAGTCTTCCATAccccttcagcctgggaccacagccacagttcagtccttgttcctaAGCTGCTTCCACGTGCTGAGTTGTGGAGGAAGTGAGaccatgtggagggaacttcatttttaaaggaaaagcccCCAGCACAATTAGTGGGAAAGTACTGCATAAAATGGAGTCCAGTGTCACatgagctggtcacatgcccttgcctgCTTCGATGAGTCATAGCTGGGGCCATTACCGATATCCTGGCTAGAGTGTTCACAGGAAAGTCGGTCAGGTGCAGATAAACTTCTTCTAAGGCTTATTGTGATTCTTAATGGGCCATTACCCTGAATGGTACatccacaatgtgctggctagactggacGTAAACTGCATTGTGAATGTTACCCAAGAGCAAACACACTTCAAATACTGGTACTacatcaatattcataactttaggtacaaaaacgatacatgcacacaaatagggtaatcctattcagcaaatcataacttttccattgaaaccttacatgacatacCTTATATAAAAcacatcataatcatatcaccttGGTAAATATGGGGGTACCagggtgcagctctggggcacAGAATGTCACACCTCCTCCCGTAGTGTTAGACACTGATTACTGCGGAGGCAGTGTGCCAAAGCCCCCTTTAGCTTTTGACCATACAACTCCCAAGTTTTGCAAACAttgtagtcaagtatcagaggggtagccgtgttagtctgaatctgtaaaaagcaacagagggtcctatggcacctttacactaacagaagtatttagagcataagctttgtgggtaagaatctcacttcttcggatgcaagtaatggaaatctccagaggcaggtataaatcagtgtggagataacgaggttagttcaatcagggagggtgaggtgctctgctagcagtagtggtgtgaacaccaaaggaggagaaactgcttctgtacttgaatagccattcacagtctttgtttaatcctgatctgatggtgtcaaatttgcaaatgaactggagctcagcagtttctctttggagtctggtcctgaagtttttttgctgtaatatggcgacctttacatctgctattgtgtggccagggaggttgaagtgttctacaggtttttgtatattgccattcctgatatctgacttgtgtccatttatcctcttgcgtagtgactgtccagtatggccaatgtacatagtagAGGGGCatggctggcacatgatggcatatgtaaCATTGGTGGACATACAGATGAATGacccggtgatgttgtagctgatatGGTTAGgttctgtgatggtgttgctggtgtagatatgtgggcagagttggcatcgaggtttgttgcatgggttggttcctgagttagagttgttatggtgcggtgcgtttTTGCTgctgagaatatgcttaaggttggtgagTTGTCTGTGGgggaggactggcctgcctcccaaggtctgtgaaagtgagggatcattgtccaggatgggttgtagatcactgatgatgcgttggagaggtttaagctgaggactgtaggtgatggccagtggagttccgttggtttcttttttgggcctgtcttgtagcaggaggcttctgggtacatgtctggctctgttgatttgtttctctattccttgtgtgggtatcgtagttttgagaatgcttggtgaagatcttgtaggtgttggtctctgtctgaggggttggagcagatgcggttgtacctcagcgcttggctgtagacgatggatcatgtggcatgtccggggtggaagctggaggcatgaaggtaggcatagcagtgacaatatatacctccagaccagtggcaccgccatgggcacccgcatggccccacaatatgccaacatttttatggctgacctggaaccacgcttcctcagctctcgtccactcacgccccttatggaatacaagctgtcaggaacagtatccctgatgatgacacagcacagcttgttgctgagctctgtgactttattctcacgcacaattatttcaaatttggtgacaatatacacctccaaaccagtggcaccgccatgggcatccgtatggccccacaatatgacaacatttttatggctgacctggaacaacgcttcctcagctcttgtccgctcacgccccttctctacctacgctatattgatgacatcttcatcatctggacccataggaaggagaccctggaagaactccaccatgatttcaacagcttccaccccaccatcaacctcagcctggaccaatctacatgggaggtccacttcctagacaccacagtacaaataagcgatggccatgtTAACAACACCCTATACagaaaacccactgaccgctatgcctaccttcatgcctccagcttcaaTGACTCACCGGCATGacaccacaccaggggaattgctcaaccttgcctgctGGAAACCAAGGCCCcgagacatgcctggacttgtgctctccaatcacatggactgagggtataaaacaggacacaggggccccatgcttggcctttctcctgcccccacctatgctacAAGAAACAAGGGCACTGAGAAGAATGAAGATGTCCACAGAGGGGACTGggccaggtttcaagggtgaaaacCTTTTCAAGggtgggctgtataagtaggagatTTGCTagcagatggagggacgtgatcatccccctctattcagcattggtaaggcctcatctggaatactgtgtccaattttgggcccacactacaagaaggatgtggaaaaattggcaagagtccagcagagggcaacaaaaatgattagggggctgcagcacataacttatgagggcaggctgagggaactgggattatttagtctgcataagagaagaatgagggaggatttgatagcagccttcaactacctgaaaggggattccacagaagatggatctagactgttctcagtggttccagatgacagaataagtaACAATGGTCCCTAGTCACAGTGggagagatctaggttggatattaggaaacactatttcattaggagcgTGGTGAatcagtggaatgggttacccagggaggtgttggaatctccttcttagaagtttttacggtcaggcttgagaaagccctggctgggatgatttagttggggtagtcctgctttgagcagggggttggactagatgacctcctgaggtctcttccaaccctaatattctatgattgtgtgattctatgatctgtgtaTTATGAACTGCGATATCCAGTGGGGtgggaaaaactgcttaatctagatgttgcccagtctaataaggTTGAGAATTTAGAcagtgtgcttatattttattttattttggtaaccaatctgactttttgcctatcacttcatattacttaaaatctatcttttgtagtcaattcatttgttttactgtttatcgtTACCattgagtttgtatgaagtgtttgGCAAAactgtccactttccattgatgaagtgctGGAACAATTAGTAAATTTGCACGGCTCATCTTGAGCAGTacaagacagtatattcctgaggtacagtgctgggagctggggggatctgGCTGGTCCCTTtccctgtgtgattcatgagtggctctgggagcattcatgcaatctagctgggtgtggagctccacatgcagttgtgctcAGTGATAGCACCTGCGGGGGTTTCCTGCTGGTcaatagcaaagcattgtgagagaccgGGGGCAcagcctgaccaacctgattgccttctataatgagataactggctctgtggatttggggaaagtggtggatgagaTATatctttcagaggggtagccgtgttagtctgtatcagcaaaaacaatgaggagtccttgttacaccttagagactaacaaagttatctgggcataagctagaacccacttcatcagatgcatggagtggaaaacacagtagcaggtatatttaTACACAGCATAtaaaaggatgggagttgccttaccaggtGGGGGGTCAGTCTAGTGAGACAATTTAATTatcagtagaataccaagggaggaaaaatcactttcgtagtggtaatgagagtggcccatttcaaacagttgacaagaagatgtgagtaaccatagggggaaattagtaaggtaaaattaggttttgtaatgacctatctgtgatgggttggatcacagaaacccccttggaaactgccaactgatgtgccaagactacttctgcccctgctttccctgccagcttgggacttcagtgccctgcctggtttgagccagacccactagcctgctggaagcccagacccaggtctgaacaacaTCTCTTAAAAGCTtcaggcttaattgaaagcaggttaagaagtgctcctgtctttaacactcagatgctcaactcccaatggggtccaaaccccaaataaatccgttttactcataaattgtttgccctctataacactgatagagagatatgcacagctatttgccccccccccaccaggtattaatacaaactctgggttaattaataagtaaaaagtgattttattaaatacagaaagtaggatttaagtggttccaattagtaacaggcagaacaaagtgaattaccaagcaaattaaaataaaacacgcaagtctatgcctaatacagtaag
This genomic window contains:
- the LOC135972342 gene encoding olfactory receptor 52R1-like, which translates into the protein MSDSNTTDFTNPSTFILLGIPGLEAAHVWLSIPFCTMYVTAILENFTILFVVKREPRLGARMYYFICMLAITDLVLSTSMLPKMLSIFWFNSREIDFSACLTQMYFIRCFSVVESGILVAMAFDRYVAICNPLRHSTTLANPMVAKIGLAVVLCSGMLILPYPLLTRQWPYCKSNIIPDTHCTHIAVVKLACADTRISSYYGLFVLFCVKGLDMVLIAVSYIQVLRAIFSLPTRDAHLKTFGTCSSHLCSILVFYIPCLFSSLTYRFGHNVLLHFRVLIGNVSLLVPPTLNPIIYGVRTKQIQDRLLQLFSHKHI